Genomic DNA from Zonotrichia albicollis isolate bZonAlb1 chromosome 12, bZonAlb1.hap1, whole genome shotgun sequence:
AAAAATGTGATGAGCTTCAGAACACATGGGCAGTGAGGCACCTATCCCAGGAAGGTGTGTTGTGAAAGAACTCACAAGATGTCTGAATGTCTGAGCAAGGACTAATGCTTCTGTCCTTTTACTTCTTACGGTGTTGGCATTGTCTTTCTCTGCTTTCAGTCTTTCCTGTCccggaaatatttttttaataacccCGAGGATGgattttttaagaaaacaaaaagaaaggtaGTGCCTCCTTCACCAATGACAGGTATGTTAAGGTACCCTAACTGCAGCCAGGTAGAAAAACCTGCAGTGTCTGCTGAGGGTGGAAGGTGAatcagctctgcagggagctcGGGCAGTGTGAGGGAGGGGGTGGGAGTGAGATCCCTCtcttggaaaacaaaaacattagGTTGTTTCATGTTGCTCAACTTCAGCCTTGAGCTGCTTGCAGCATCTCAGGAGGCCTGACCTCCTCAGGGTAGCCAGGAGTGGGAGTCCTGCTCTTGGCACCTTTTGCCAGTGTTTTGCTCCAGCTCCCAGGGGGTCTTCTCTAAAgtgatttaatttaattaatgtaTACAGCAAAACAGGAGCTTGTCCTTCCTCTACCCAGGTCAGCTCACAGGGGTCAGGCAAGTCCAGAGATGTGGGGCAAGGGATGGGGTCAGGCACAGCACAGGacacagcacctctgtggcaGCAGTCTCCACCACATTGGCTGCTCATCTCCTTTTGCAAAGTACTGTCAGCAATGGAAAACTGTAGATACTGGAACAGGAGTGTTGTCTCATGCAGTTTCCTAATTAAATTATCTGACATGCAATGACTTGTTTCTCTTTATTGTGATGTACTGCTACTTCACACCCCGTCTATGATTTGCAGATCCTACCATGCTGACAGATATGATGAAAGGGAATGTAACAAATGTTCTGCCTATGATCCTCATTGGTGGCTGGATCAACATGACATTTTCAGGATTTGTCACAAGTAAGTGTCTGGAGTAACAAGGGTTTGCCTGTGTTTCTGAAGATGGCCTTGAGGGTCTGAGCTGCATCAGAGATTTGTTCCTGGCCCTGAGAGCAGTCAGTCAGAAGCAGCATAAATTTGGCttgtggcactgctgctcttcactCCACGAACTGCACAAATTTGCTTGTCCCATTGCAAAGGGTGGAAATTGTTTTCTGAGTGTTGGTCATGGTCTCAAAGAAAATAGCTCATGTAATTGGGAACAACTGTAGTGACAAAACCAGTATTTTATTAAAACTGCCTGAAATCCAGGTTGATGCAGTGGATTTTCCTCTGAACCTGTCCAGGGAATTGGTTACTGTGTGGAGTGTACACATCAAAAATACTTACCTAAATTCATAATTCGGGGGGGGGTTTTTTCTATACTGTTAATGTGAtaattgtttctttaaaaagggACATTCCCTTTCACAGCTGTGAAAGGGTTTGGTCACCTGATGAAGTTTTAGAAAGTCTTTTCGTGTTAAAATGAATACAGAACTGCAGCTTTTTCAAAACTCCAAGTTAACTCTTTATTGTACACATCATAGACTACATTAGATGTAATAAAAGACCTACTTGCTCCTTTGCAGTCATGCAGTGTCACTTTGTGaacctgggtttttttctttaccctGCAGCAAAGGTCCCGTTTCCCCTGACGCTGCGTTTCAAGCCAATGCTGCAGCAGGGAATTGAGCTGCTCACTTTGGATGCATCCTGGTAAGTCCCTGTCCTCAGCAAGCAAGGCCCAGTTCCCACTTGGAAAATGTTGAAAGTGTTAATGGCCCTTGGCTggtctgtgtgtgctgctggaaTGAGGTCATGAGCCAGCTTTGAACTGACAACAACTGTGCTTGTTCTGATTTGTCAGGGTGAGCTCTGCTTCCTGGTACTTCTTGAATGTGTTTGGACTCAGAAGCATTTATACTCTCATCCTGGGCCAAGATAATGGTAAGGCACTTGCCATTTCTGGGAACTGGCTGCTCCTTCCATGGGATGTTGtctgggggaggctggaggAAGGATTTCTGAGTTTACAGCCAAGAAGCTCCTGAATTCTTCTCTTGTTTCTGTGAGGTTACTTACTGTCCATGGGCCAGGTTTGACATCTCCTGCACCAGCCACTGGCTCATAAACTCCCATGGTTGTTAGTCCAGGCTTGCTTTCCCATCAAACCAGTGCAAAGAGTTTGTGCTCAGGTTTATTTCTAGCAAGTACTGGTTGTAAGGAAAACTGCAGAGATTTCCTAATGTTAGATGTGGGGCAGGACAGATGTGCATTGGGAATAGAAAACTACTTTCCTCAATTTTTCTGCAGGCTTTTTGTAAATCTGGCTAAGAGCAGGTTGGGAGCAAGATGTCTTGTGAGGACTCCTGGCACAGCAGTGTTGCATTCTGGCTGTTGCTGCATTGTTCTCATCTACAGATAAAAACCTTCCCAACTGCACCATGCTCCAGGAAATGCTGTTTAATAGCACAGAAATCATcctctcatttctcatttgcAGCTGCAGATCAGTCCAGGGTGATGCAAGAACAAATGACAGGGGCAGCAATGGCCATGCCAGCAGATACTAACAAAGCATTTAAGGTACAGTATTCCCACCTGCACCCCTGTTTGTGTGAGCCTGCAGGGTTGAGAGCTGCATGTAACTCATCTCCATGTGTCAAGTAAGGGAGTTGCTCTGGATTCCTGTTCCTAAAATTAGAGCTGACAGCTTCTGAAGGCTGTGGGAGTTACTCTgggtctggcagagcccagataCCCTGAAGTAAACCTGACAGATAAGTCATTGCTGGTACAAAAGCTGAATTTATGTCCCATGCTTTGCTTTTGCTGAGGAAGGGGGTTTTTTACCGTGAGGTATAGTTCCAAAGCAGAAGCTGGCTCTCCAAAAGTTGTGTTAATAGTGCAGCTGAGCATGAGTCCAGCATGCTCCTCATCGAACTTGGGTGAGAAAATCAAGTAAGCCAGTCAGTTCAGTGGAAAATCCATCAGCAATTTACTGTCTTGCAGTTCTCCTAAAGCACTTTCCACAGGCACTTGCTTGTTAGACTGCCTGTGCCTTTCACAGGCAGTGTTCATGGCCAGGTTTATGCACGAAGGACAGACCtgatttctggttttgtgtgcTGTAGAAGATGTTTAGCCACACACATCATctgctgcctgggcagctgggatGGCCTGCTCCTGCAGTGTGTTTTCAGTAACCTTGCTGGTTAAAAATCCCACAGTACAGGGACCAAAACCCACTACATGTTCCAGcagaaacaaaagggaaaaagcccATATTGCAGGAGAAGTGTTCTGGCCAAGAAACACAAATCCCTTGCTGGGCATCATGTGACAGGGTTTTTTGCAGGCCCAAGTCTCATCAGGTGCAAAATTTTTGGCCTCTTACCTGTTGTTATCAGCTAACTCTGAACTAAAGAATTACCTCACTGCAAAGCACTTGGCCCACCAGAACAGAACTGGCTGTTACAAAAGCTATGGACTGTTCCAGAAGGTTAGAGGGTTGGCAGAAAATAGATAATGTAGTTTTTCTAATTTCTGTGATGCAATTTGTATTGAGCAACTACCATCTAATTAAGCATAAACCACTGATTTCAGAGAGTTGATATGATTGCCAGGTTTTTAATAGAAATCAGTGTTTGTTGCAGTTTTCAAAGCAAGCACTGCTTTGTGTAGTTCTTGTTTAACTAATCCTTTGTTacttttccttctctgcttctgttCACTGCCAATGCAGACTGAATGGGAAGCCTTAGAATTGACAGATCATCAGTGGGCCTTAGAAGATGTAGAAGAAGAGCTCATGGCAAAGGACCTCCATTTTGAAGGCATGTTTAAGGAAGAACTTCAGACCTCCATCTTCTGAATTTGAGAATATGCTTTTGTCACTTCTTGTAAAAGTTATTTGAAAAGAAATCTGTTATCTAGAACTATATAATGTATTTTAGCAAGGctgcaattaaaataaaaacatcatgTTCAGAACTGCAGTGCCCTCACTTTGATTTGagcccacagacacacacacacactcactatTTCCCCATTAATTTAATCCTTCCCAAGTCTATTTGTAAGCACCTGAGTGCCCACACAGCCTCTCCTGCCTGTGAGCAGAGTGCCTGACTGTTATTTACTGGGCCAGGTGGGATAATAAATGCTTTAAGCTGCCCACCTTGCACTGTAGAGAACAGGGAGCAACTGTTCCTGGTTTATCCCTCTGTAGAAACTCCTCAGACCTCTTCCCCAACCTAGAGCAATGCTTTGCAAAAAGCTCTTCCATACTCAGGCTGTTATTCATTTCCCCCTTCTTTATTCTGAGCACCTTTTTCTCAGGGTAACACTGTAAATCCTCTCAAGGCAGGAGGTGAGCCAGGACTGTGACACTGATGCTCTGTTCTCACCAAATaccttcccagggaacagggaaggTGCCCCTTGGCTTTCCCTTCTTCCCACAATGGGTTTCATGTTTTGGGGACCAGCCCTTCACAGCAAAGCTCAGCAGCCCTGGTACCCCTGGAGATAATGGACAGAAGGAAGACCAGAACTCTCAGGAGTTTGCAGAGGCAGGATGAAACCATAGCTGAGGCTGTCCAGTGCCACAAAAAAGCAAGGACAGCTTTGCTAGAGCACCAGGTACCAGCAagccagcactgcagagagacGAGGCAACCCTGGAGCAGAGTGAAGCCtcagctgtgcagagctgtgccctcagcagctgaTTTCCTCCCAGATCCCcactggctctgcaggactCACCCTCCCCCAGCCCAAATTTCTCCCAGAGCACCAGGAATCCCCACAACCAGCAGTGCTAGGCCACTTAATGAAAGctgaaaacacaacaaaacccaGTTTCAGTGCAAACCACTCTTTAATTTTCCTCTTTGTACAACAGAGCCAGCCACTTACAAAGTGCTAGTCTAAAAAACAGTCTGGTAttacagcacacacacaccagccaaagcccagcagctcagaggcagagaaagcagagctgggctgcttgTTCTGCAGTACAACAGAGTCTGTTCAGGATCTGAGATTGAACCCCACAGAGGCATTTCTCAGTGTCAGCACAGGTagggaggtgaggaggaggacaaaGGCTACTTCAGATTGATTTATCTTTTAAAAAGGTCTTTTACTGTCCTCCCTTCCTCTATTCCCCATTTGGAATGCCCACATGACTAACTTTCAgggtaaaacaaacaaaaaaatgctGATTAGAGTAATTTCAGTGCAGTGCTACAGCTTAAAAGTTGCTTTTTGCATGCTCCCCTCagtaataaggaaaaaaaattcaatattaagagttgcaaaaataaaaataaaacagcagaaGCAACTAAGCAATTGTGATctcaaaatttaaattttaatgctTTAAAGCTAATTCCACAAAGGAGAATCACATCAGCAGCATGCTGGCTAGAGACAAtgccccctcctcctccccatcactttccagtgctgcctgtgctgccctgccagggtgcagggacaggcacacTGCAATGtcaggcactgcctgggctgcagaaaGGTGGGGCTGAGGGGGAAAGTTTGGAATTAAATGGATGAGCACTGCTGACCACCACAACAGGCGATGGCAGCACTGAAGTCACAGCAGCTGCAAGCACATATTCCAGAGTGAACAAAAAGCACACTGCTGGCCAGTCTCAGCCTTTCATTCTGCCAACACACTTGGATCTAAAAGGAAAAACCTTCCTGTTTGGTTCACTACCTTGAGCTAGATGTTCCCCTAAAATACAGGCTAAGGCTCtggaatttttcccattttttcataTGGAAGACCAGTCCTCCACTGAGACTCACAGGAGTCTCTTCTCAAGAAAGCTGGACTTGAATCCTAAAAAGCAGCACACAGTAAAGGACAGAGGGAAGAGCATTTGTCAGTTGTGACAAAAGGATGGAGCAGAACCATTGAACAGCAGAGGCCAACAGGACCTGGGACAGGACTGTGacacctgcagccccacagagggGGATCAGGTGAGGATAAAAAGGCAGCACTCAAGGGTGGAGGAGGGCTGAAAGAGCAGtccaaaaaaaccaaagttGCAAGAGAAAAGGCTGAAAATTCACACAATCCATGGCATTGGGCTGTCACCTGTACAGGTGACACCTCTGGGGACACAGTGCTGAGCTTGGCTGGAGACATAACTGagcaaaaaaggataaaaatgcTGTCACTGCACAAACCATAGGAGAAATGCTGGCAGCAGAAAAGTGCTTACAGAGCAGCCTGGAAGTGAGGGGTGGAGATTGAAAAGACAAGAAATCATCAATGTTATGGATGGTATTTTCTCTGCAGAAGAACaggagccagagcagctgtaACCTGCATCTCCATGGGGATCAGCCTGCACATATGCCACACCACAGGCAGGTATGATTCACTTCTGGCCAAGATTCCTGCATCACTGGATTCAGTGTTCACATAAAAAATGCTGAGTCAAAACTGCCCAGGAGAGCCTCAAATGCATCAGTGAAAGGATGCAAGCAAGAGAAACATTTGTTGCTTTGCCAGGGGACCTAGGTGCAATGGCAGAGACTGCAACAGACCAGAAGTACAAAGATTTGAACTGAGCTCCAGAAAGGGTGCAGGAGGCCTCCCTGACACAGGCAAGGCCCAACAGCAACACCAGAGAGGTGGCAGGAAGCCCCAGTGCCGATTCACAGAATCGTACCCACCATTCTCCTCCACAGGCCCCTCAAGGCTCAGCTGTGCTGGCCTCCAGCTCAGGCTGTCCTCTCCCAACCCCAGCTACAACCCTCAGCCCAGGAAccagagccccagcccctgcctctaGCCACACAGCTCAGCCAGATTTTAAAAACAACTTTATTGAAGCTccaatatatattatttttggCCTCTAAATACCCAAGTGTCAGCACCTATTCCTGGCTCTTCAGTGCTATTCTGCAACCCCCAGCACTGACTCTCTCAATGCTTGATTTTCTGCTTGACCCctacagaaggaagaaaaattttcAGGCGCCTCAGGCATTGCTTTACAAGAGCAACCACTACCGTGGTGGCTGAGTGCTGGAGGTGGTGCTTAGTTGGTGTCCATGCCATCACACTCttcctggggagcagagggggcAGAATGTTCCTCGCTGTTTCGGCGCTCATAGAACAGCACATACGCAGCTTTTGTCTACCAAACAGAGAGAAAACCCACCTGAAACCATCCCCACAGCTTGGCTGCAATGTCACACAAAGCAGGGAACCACACAAAGCACAGAGCTGCAAGAGCCTCAAGCCAAATACTCACCACTATTTGGTCTTCTGAAGCCACCGAGACGCTGCTGTCGTCGAAGTAGTACCACTTGTCATTCACCTTGTTCTTGGCATAGGCAGTGTCTGTCAGGGAGGAACTGCAGCTCAGcaggctggccagggccagcagggagggaaTGCACACCTGGGACACTGGGACTCCAACCACGTGTGCATGGGAGGTCAGGAGCCAGCTTTGGCATTGCCTGCCCCAAGCCTAGCTAACCAACATGAGCATCTACAACATGCCAGCTGGCCCAGCTAGTCCAGGACCAGGTTCCACACACCAGGCTtagccctgccagctgagataCAGGGAAAAGAAACTTAGGGGAAAAATAGGCTTTGTTCACTGCCCTTGAGTCAGAGCTTTCCCAAACACACACAGTTTAAGACTCTGCATTTTCACTAGAAAGGAAAGTTCTCTGCTGCTAATGGATCTGATCTGATTCTTGCAAGAATCCTCACTCAAGAATGAAGTTAGAAGTCCCTCAACATCTCTTCCAGACAAGACTTCTGTGACTGTGATCTAAAGCCTCAGAACATGTGCCCCTTCAGCTACAGGAGTTCATCATCCTCTCAATGGTAAATTGCTTCTGGGTGGTTTTACAAGTGTCACCTACAGCATGGATCTGCATGGACACCTGACACAGGGAACTCACCAACAGACACTTCTTATCTGTGCTGCAGCAAAACCAGTGACAGAAAACACAGACTCATCATGTACAAAATTTGTATGTAAGTGGGTTTTCTCTTGATGAAATGACATTTTGCTCTGTTAGTTCTTATCAGTGCAGAGGTGGGGACATTCTGTCAGCCAGTGTCGCAATTTCAAGTTCAGCACTGAAAAATCTGGACTCCACTCATAAATTGGGGAACACCCTCACACAAACTAATGACAACTAACCAGGGTCCCACAGGCATCAGTCAGACCTCAGGCCAATGTGCTGCTACCTATCTGGCCTCCAATCCTAACAGGATCCCAATCCAATGCTCGCCTGCACACAAACACAGGTCAGTTTTGCACCAGACACCTTAGGGAGGGCTATTGAGGTGTCTCAGTGCAGAGCCCTCCCATGTCCCCTGAGCCCACGTTTCCCTGCACACCAAGGACACAGCAGCAGTTACTCACAGTGGCCCACTCCCATGGCTCCATAGTGATTGGATACTGCAATGAGGTCATACACGTATGAGCCTGCTCTCGGGTCGCAGACAAACTCGGACATGTTCAAGCCCCTGGAAGGAAACACAGAACTATCAGTACACCAGTAACCATCACTTTTTAGGAAATGAagcgtggcaccagtgctgctctgctgctcaggggCCAGGTGTTGTTAGTGTGAAGACCAGGCTTGTTACCCCTCCCACACAAGGCAGGTCCTGACAAACACACCAAGCACTGCCAGTTTAGAGGGAGGTGTTGAATAAAACACAGCTTGGAGTGTCCCTGTGTAGGCATGAAGAGTGAGACAGGAATAGTAAGGGATTTGCTTCATCCCACAGCAGGATGCAGAAGCAGAGGGACAAGGCAGGCTTTCATCTTGTAATTGTGCAGTACTCAACACTGcaagtgcagcactgccaaAAAAATTGCTAAAATTGCTACACAAGTTCTCTTGGTTGAATCACATAGGCTTAAGTGAATTTCAGAAGAAACAGTACCTGCTAGTAATTAATGCTCTTTGAGATGAATAGCATTAACAAAAACCATCCCTCAAAAACACTAACCCTCTCAACTCACgcctgctgtccagccactcaaACCCTGAAAACACCTGCTCCAGTTACAGACTTTACAACAAGCCCACCCAACAGGAACAAACAGGAACATCAGAAGTACATCTTTCTTGACCAAGATCTTCCTGGCTTGAGAGAAGAATCCTACCTGATGGGGAATTCCACAACCGTGTCAAGTTTATCCCTCCAGTATCTGCTGTATGAGAAGCGTTTTAAATGTACCAccaaaatcctgggcaaagaccACAAGTCAAACTTCTTCGTGGCCTGCTGATGTTTCTTACAGTTAGGGCAGTACCTAAGGAAGGAGCAACAAGCAAGGAAATTAttgacagcaaaggaaaagcTTCTGGCCTTCCCTTAAAGATGCCTCACTAGCACAAGCACAGTCCCTGCCTGACAGAAGGCACACTGCCTGTGGAATCTGCAGGTGAACAT
This window encodes:
- the EMC3 gene encoding ER membrane protein complex subunit 3 is translated as MIRHYVSILLQSDKRLTQEQVSDRVLRENGKYIPKQVGSCALGLYKGGWGAVPGQCRGTSSACGLGRCRVTPGHSSVHPTMLTDMMKGNVTNVLPMILIGGWINMTFSGFVTTKVPFPLTLRFKPMLQQGIELLTLDASWVSSASWYFLNVFGLRSIYTLILGQDNAADQSRVMQEQMTGAAMAMPADTNKAFKTEWEALELTDHQWALEDVEEELMAKDLHFEGMFKEELQTSIF